The sequence GAAAGCACAGACTGGCACTGCACCCCTGAAACCACCCAGAGGTCACACTTCTCACACTGAGCTCTCTTTGTGGGTGACTAGGTATCCCCTGAAACGATCAGGGACCtccttacctaatgtatcgggttGCCTTGGTCTGTAAATTCTAGTTTTGttgaccctttgaatgtatggactgtaagaagcgctgcgtaaattgttggcgatatataaatacaagataataacaataataactggAGCTTCTAAAAATGCATCATGCAGGACTGCGTGCCCATAGGCGTCCTCAGAAAAAAAGGTGAAACCTGATCCGTCGCCATCACATAGGTTGGGATTATATCTGTGCGAGCCATATCACTGCCTTCATTCACACTTTCTTAGCCACCGAGTTATCTGATTAATAGGTTGAGTCAATAGCTTAATCTTTATCCAGTTATGAGAGGAGGGAGAGTCACCTTCATGCCTCCGCTCAGGTGAGGAATGCAGTTTATATTCACTGCTGCATTACTGGATATTGGCACCGAGATTCTATTATCATGCCAGCAAAATCAACTGCTTTGCGGTTCATTTTGTTGTTGGTACAGCAACTCTAAATAGTTATATGTGGAATGATTATTATGATACTTTTATTGACTTAGCCCTGCCTTTTGATTTGACTGATGCATTTTAAACATTATAATTCACATTCATTAAGGAAAGTAACAGCCAAACACAAACTTAGTCCAGGCTCGGTAAGGCTATCTGGCACAAatggcaaatgcccagtgggctgctGGCCGACAGAGCCACACACTCACCCCATCTGCCGCTTCTGCGCTGTATTGTGCGGCCAGCGGCTAGAtaaatgagcataaaaatgtagcacGCGGCTGTGATATCAGAACTGTGATAAGTGACATCATCAGGTGGCCGtcaagtgccagggctgccccgCCATTCCATCAACctttacaaaactaaacatGCTGATTAACACTGTTGTTGGCATTTGCACAGATGACGTGTTCCATGTCCCTCATCGCCCTCTCGGTCATTAGGATTCTGGCAATGCAGATGTGCCACCACCATGGAGGCAGTCTCTGGATTTAGCCGCAAGCACTACTAGACTTAGCTGCAAGCACCAcctaaattattatatgtaCTCATACTACATGTGACACTGGTTAACCTACCTTTACATGTGATTATTCTACATTTATAGCTATGTTATTATCAGCTAGTAGTTGGTACAAAACCAAAGTGGCTTGGGTCACAGCAGAGGGTAAGGAGATGGGTACACGGGTCACTTATATATACTATTCCGGGGATGTTAGAGGATGAGGTGGGAGCACTGTACGGGTTTTATGCAAACCTGTGACTATATCGCACTATTATAAGTGCCTTATAAAGTATTAGGATCATCTAGTCAAGCCCAGTGGATTCAGGTTATAGCTGAAGacattatttttggtttggtCAGCGATGAACGTCCCAGCACAGGTAAAACAAGGCTGACGCAAGGACGAGGAATGGCCTGACCTATGACAGCCTTAAAACCAGATACCTGAATGAGGTGAGCCCCCAAAGTGTGTGTGAAGCTCAATACTTCAACACACATCTATTAGGCACATTGCACCAAAGCAATATGGTACTGTTCCTATGTTACAGGAGATACTGATGATACAGGAACTTACAGGACACTATCATTCCTAGGGCTGGCACCACATGATATCCCCGTCACTGCTGTGCGGCTGAGACTCTGAGACACTCACAAAACACTTTCTACCCCAAAGCCCTGAAGAACATTCATATTCAGATGGTTGAGCTATCTATGATATGTCTTACATAGAAAGAAAattgtatgtaaaatgtaacagctttggACAGCTTTGCCTTGccaatgctgttatttttttctctcgatCACACCGGTGTGGACAATAATTCGATGAAAATGATATTTTGACTTTAATGCATGATTTCATTTTTGTCCAGTAAAGGCTGTAATAGAAAAGACCCAAATAATCCAACTGATATTTCTATCGCACTAATAGAATCAAGACTGCCAAACACCAGACCTGATCTGTTTATAGTCACGGACACTCTACATGATGTGAATAAATGGCATTTCCAAGGTGCAGGTCTTGTGTGCGGCAAAGAGGCAGGGATTATTGGATATGGCTTCTTAAGCGAAGGGGGTCTGATTAACTCGTCTGCCTGCAATCAGGAATGGCCAGAAATCCTGGTGCTTTTTTTGATGAACACATACTTAATGGTAACTGTAGTTTAAAAGCAGCAGAACTACTAGTTTTCTAACCATGCTTAAAGAAGTGATCTTATTCTTTGGATGTAGTACATGTTTTTATTAGTGCAGCTTCCGTAAAGGCAATGGGGGCAGCTGGCCCAGACACCGCAAGCTGAGGGGTTCGCTTGAGCCACCTGTCGGCAATGTCCCTGCACCTCCTTTCACTCCCAGAAGAATGTACCGATCCAAGAGCCTTCATTACGGCTCTGCTCCAGTAAATAACTGATTAGACCCCCCCACACTCAGAAATTTGGATCATGTTTAGAGTATGTTAAGCTGCAACttggttttcattaaaaaaatataaaatactgtttGCTAAGCCACAGTGCGGGGATCAGATCTTTTGAGTCTTTGGGTATCACCATGAGGCATAATGttgattttctatattttttattattattcatttatattttcttaaattggCCAATGTACAGGAATGCAGCATAACATCAAtacgtttattatttttacatgtattttatctGCTAATACATATCCACCTACATCATGTTAGACCAGAGCTTTATAATCTAATGAATACAGTAAATATTAAGCCAACAAAAAACTGTAACtgtttttcaattaaaatgttttcaagactgctttgatgtaataaaaaaaaaagcaacaaaagcaACAAAGTAGCAGCTGGGCTTTGATGAGATCAGATTCTTACTGTAAAGGTTTCATGACTAATGATTATCTCACCTATGCTCAAGGGGATAATCCCTGTCTGTTACTGGTCActtattgtgtattttgttgtattttgataCACTGTTGTATGAACCCTTTCAAGACGAGTGTAGTGAGCGTGAGTGTGGCACAGAAGGGTATTCAGACATTTTAACAGGGAACCTCTACTTCTTCCCTCCTTAGATCTTGCTTGATAGTCCCAAATCTCGTCGAGAGGTGGACTACCATACCAGATCATCAGGAGGACCCCACATCGTACCTGTGCTTGATGTGTATGAGAATATACACCGGGGGAAAAGATGCCTGCTGATCGTGATGGAATGGTATGAATGGAACATGGCAAAATACAAACATAAAGAAcattattagtgatattacagaaggtctttACGGGATGTCTTTTTGCAGaggatacaaaggtctgcaacagggtagaccttATGGGTGGAACAAGTCAGATGGCAAGagattttaataaattagaagaatagttgagagtgtggcagctgcagtttaatgttgataaatgtaaaaaaatgcacttgGGGTGTAAAAATCCCATCATATTTCTGATGAATTGAAGCTAAGCAGGGTGCCGGATTGTATATCTAGCAGGGAAATGGAGGTGGTTCTTCCACTTTACATATCTCTCTGGTCAATTCTCACCTAGGGTACGGtctacagtactggagacccaATCTCCAGACGGATGCTGACATTTTGGAACAATAGGTCACATACACGTGTGCATGCACATTCGtggctcacatacatacatacaaacatacataccctctccctcccgcCTGcacctgcttacctctcacctctcTTGCAGCTTTCAGCccggctgctcgcacactgtgcagGCAGCCTTGGTTTCACCCCGTGGGTCATGTGATGTAATGTGACCTcaatacgttcctgtctccccgtgccggttcaaaatactTTAGAAAGGGCATTTCCGACCTGGACTAATCCATGTCAGAAGGGCACTTTCTGTACTATTTTGAAGCAGTACGAGGAGAGAACAAGCGGTCACCCCTGGCCACCTAAAAAGATGGGCCCCATCTGTGACCtctgtagttatgccactggTTTAGAGGTAATGTaagtaagttttactttacagagagagggtggtagataaatggaacagcctcccaccagaagtgtatgggataggcatatgactcctgaatcgaagacaagatcaaggactgattaagacctgagccttacatcaggaaaaacgggcagagtAGACGGCTCAAAtggtctgccatcaaattctactaATACATATACTAATACATAtactaatacatatacatagctGCTTTAATGCACGGATTAGTTTATTTTGATGTTGTATTGATCCATGTAATCTTTATAAATAGAACTAGCTTTCTTCCCTCTGCCCAGTACCCCAACTCTCTCCATTAATAACATCATTATCTCACCAACCAACATAGCACCACTCAGCTCATGTTCTACCACGTATGATCATCCCCTCAGCAGCTGCCTCGACATCAAGAACGTTGCTTACATCTTCCTATCTTTCACACAATATGTAGCAAAGCACATAGAATTATCTGTCTTTTTCTCCATTCATAGCTGCAACCTTTCTCGGACTGGGATTTCTCTCAGAAGTCTCAGTTCTGATCCAACCCAAATGTTCTCCTAGGCTAAACAATCAAGCTCATGTTTTACACAGTCTTCTACCCAGTATGGGGGTATTTAGAGATAACATGATCTGCTTCTGTAGTATGTTTACAAACCTATTAATccactaaaataaaaagttactaTTAGGCAAGGTCTGAGCAGACCCAGAACTCTTAGAGATCCAGACCTTGCAACCTGCACCTCGCCAGCCATTGATGAACTTAACCTCACTCGACCCACCACTAGCCATAGACCAAATTTTATAAATAGCATGAAGAGTTACAGGTTAGTTATATTCATATTGATGTGTGTTAACACATTCATAGAAATAATGGAAACCGTTAATGTGTGATTTATTAAAGATATACCGCTTTACGCCAATTCCACAAAATATGCAACTTATTCATGtctacatttctttttcttccttgtgACCGATCCTCTGTCAGTATGCAGGGCGGAGAGCTGTTCACTCGTATCCAGCAGAGAGGAGACCAAGCGTTCACAGAGAGAGGTACGATGGATCCCAAGGCGCGGCACGTCCAGAAGTATAGGACAAGGGGCAATAATGGTTCAAATGTTTGACAGTGATGCAGAAGTCTTAATAATGTAGAGAATCGCTTTGAGATCATGTGTTTTGGGCTCGGTTAAAGATgccatatatatgtttatatatatgatcTATATGATCACTCTATGTATTGTAACCCCACTCTCCACAGAGGCCTCCGAGATTATGCGGGACATAGGAATGGCAATTCAGCATCTGCACGGACTGAATATAGCTCATCGAGACGTCAAGGTCAGTTTTGGGTGACGTATTGCTTTCAGGTCATTATGTGTCTACATGCCGGTGTCCAcattgtgtgttaccaattaTAATTGTGTGTTTCTAGCGGCTTGGTGATACTGACAATTGTCTCACCAACTTACTTATTACTGAATGACTGTATCGTGattttgtattactgtatatctGAACATAAACCTCCTTTGTCACGACAGCCTGAGAATATTCTCTACACTTCCAAGGAAAGAAATGCTGAGCTCAAGATCACAGATTTTGGTTTTGCCAAAGAAACAACTATTCAAAATGCTCTTCAGACTCCTTGCTATACTCCGTATTATGTGGgtaagtaattagatcaaaggCCAGAGGGGGCAAGCTGTATGTTCTATCATTTAATTAAGAGTTAAAatgctaataatatataaatcacaGCTTGATGTCGCttaatgtcctttttttgtgtggttgTAGCTCCTGAGGTATTGGGTCCAGAAAAATATGATAAATCCTGTGATATGTGGTCGCTGGGGGTCATCATGTACATTCTGTGAGTATGAAATCCCGTTCTGTAACAAACCCTATCACTCCTTTCCATTAATCTCCATCACAATTACCTTTCCTCAATACAAACCTAAAACGATACATTTGTAACAATGACTGATTGCCAAACGGATAACACAATATTTCTCGTGATTGATTGAAATGTAGCACTTGGCACCAGAACTACACCAGTTTTATCTTTGCAAGATCAATGCAGGATGAAATAATTCGCAATATCATCATCAAAGCTAATTATAATTCTCGATGGAAAAGATCTGCCTACTTATAGAGAGTGCAGAATGCCTCTGGGCAGTCAAATATTCCAGACGTATtcataataatcattttaaacaaGTAATGTATCATGGAATTTTATATTCTGCTGCGGTTTCCCCATTTAACTCTTTTGTGCCCGTTTATTTCTCACTTTCACTCCCTCAGTCTCTGTGGGTACCCTCCCTTCTATTCTAATACAGGCCAGGCTATCTCCCCGGGAATGAAAAAGAGGATACGTATGGGACAATATGAATTCCCGGCTCCAGAGTGGAACGAAGTGTCGCAAGAAGGTATAGACTATTCAGTGTCACCCCcccaaagcaaaaaaagaaaaagaaaagatgcattTTAAgaattctctctcttttcttgtgTTTGCAGCCAAGCAGATGATCCAACTCCTGCTGAGAACCGACCCAACAGAAAGAATGACAATCACCAAGTACATGAATCACCCATGGATAAATGTATGTAAAGCTTAATTGCAGGGTACTGTGGGATCTCAGTAGGGTTGACGCTGCGCATGTCCAGTTTCAGCATTCAAGGATTTGCCTTTATACCAATGATTTTAACCACTCTGCTATACTCCTATACAATGTTATCAGGATTTAAATACCATGCCATCCTAGGAATACACATATATGGTGTGCCCCCCCCTTTTGCTCACATCAAACGTTTCTATTGAGTATGTACCTTAGAACCCCAGGGCAATACACATTACTATACTATAGATTCGTCACAAATAATTCACTGGATTACAAACACAGCtaataatatgtttgttttggCAATGCCCTATAAGCGTGACGTAAAGTAAAAGTCCCGGGTTTTTAATGACCTACAAATCCGGTATGTTTAATAGTTCCCAGGTAATGATCTATGGAGGACCAGAAAAACAactatatttattatcatttcacAATGTGTAG is a genomic window of Spea bombifrons isolate aSpeBom1 chromosome 6, aSpeBom1.2.pri, whole genome shotgun sequence containing:
- the MAPKAPK3 gene encoding MAP kinase-activated protein kinase 3, with protein sequence MEENANIQQAGDQCPTVPVQPNKFEIKRHAITDDYKVSKQVLGLGINGKVLECYRRDTGQKCALKILLDSPKSRREVDYHTRSSGGPHIVPVLDVYENIHRGKRCLLIVMECMQGGELFTRIQQRGDQAFTEREASEIMRDIGMAIQHLHGLNIAHRDVKPENILYTSKERNAELKITDFGFAKETTIQNALQTPCYTPYYVAPEVLGPEKYDKSCDMWSLGVIMYILLCGYPPFYSNTGQAISPGMKKRIRMGQYEFPAPEWNEVSQEAKQMIQLLLRTDPTERMTITKYMNHPWINQSMVVPPTPLHTARVLQEDKEHWDEVKEEMTSALATMRVDYDQVKIKDLNSSTNRLLNKRRKKQNEGGVPANSCNNQ